Proteins encoded within one genomic window of Komagataella phaffii GS115 chromosome 3, complete sequence:
- a CDS encoding Peptidyl-prolyl cis-trans isomerase (cyclophilin) — protein MTPRSHIFFDISINNQPAGRIIFELFNDIVPKTAENFRALSTGEKGIGKSGKPLHYKGSTFHRIIKDFMVQGGDFTNGNGTGGESIYGEKFEDENFQLTHDKPFLLSMANAGPGTNGSQFFITTVPTPHLDNKHVVFGKVIAGKATVRKIERNSEGEAPIEPVVIEDCGELPEDADLTISDETGDKYEEVLKDNENIDIDDFEQVYQAITEIKELGTKYFKNGDTKIAFEKYQKAANYLLEYIPSDLSEEQSSKLELLKTSVFSNVALAGLKVSKFKDTIKYATLVIEDESADAKAKSKGYYRRGSAYSSLKDEDSAISDFQKALELSPGDPAISQSLQRTTKARKDRLAKEKAALSKFFE, from the coding sequence ATGACTCCCCGTTCtcatattttctttgacatcTCCATCAACAACCAGCCAGCTGGCAGAATAATCTTTGAGCTCTTCAATGACATTGTTCCTAAGACAGCAGAGAATTTTAGAGCTTTATCTACTGGTGAGAAAGGTATAGGTAAGTCTGGGAAACCATTGCACTACAAGGGTTCTACTTTCCATAGGATCATTAAGGATTTTATGGTACAAGGTGGTGACTTTACCAACGGTAACGGTACTGGAGGCGAATCCATATATGgagaaaaatttgaagatgaaaatttcCAATTGACTCATGACAAACCGTTCCTTCTCTCTATGGCAAACGCTGGACCAGGAACTAATGGATCCCAGTTTTTTATCACCACCGTTCCTACTCCTCATCTGGATAACAAGCATGTAGTGTTTGGAAAAGTAATTGCTGGTAAAGCCACAGTTagaaagattgaaagaaactcCGAAGGTGAAGCTCCAATTGAACCCGTTGTCATTGAGGACTGTGGTGAACTTCCAGAAGACGCAGATTTGACCATCTCCGACGAGACTGGAGACAAGTATGAGGAAGTTCTGAAAGATAATGAGAACATAGACATCGATGACTTTGAACAGGTCTACCAGGCCATcactgaaatcaaagaattgggtacaaagtatttcaaaaatggtGACACCAAAATCGCCTTCGAAAAGTATCAAAAGGCTGCTAATTATTTGCTGGAATACATACCATCAGATTTATCAGAGGAACAGAGCTCTAAGTTGGAGCTGCTAAAAACATCTGTCTTCTCCAACGTGGCATTGGCTGGACTGAAAgtttccaagttcaaagacaCGATTAAGTATGCCACATTGGTCATTGAGGATGAATCTGCGGATGCAAAGGCCAAGTCCAAAGGCTACTACCGTAGAGGAAGTGCTTACAGCTCACTGAAAGACGAAGATTCAGCCATCTCAGATTTCCAGAAAGCACTTGAATTATCCCCAGGTGATCCTGCAATTAGCCAATCTCTACAAAGAACCACGAAGGCCAGAAAAGACCGTCTTGCCAAAGAGAAAGCTGCTTTGTCTAAGTTCTTTGAGTAG
- a CDS encoding RNA polymerase II largest subunit B220 — MSQFPYSSAPLRSVKEVQFGLLSPEEIRAISVVKIEYPEIMDESRQRPREGGLNDPKLGSIDRNFKCQTCGEGMAECPGHFGHMELAKPVFHIGFIPKIKKVCECICMNCGKLLLDETNPTMAQAIRIRDPKKRFNAVWQLCKTKMVCEADAPVDEYSEQKVVSRGGCGNTQPVVRKDGMKLWGTWKKSGFSDRDAQPERKLLTPGEILNVFKHISPEDCFRLGFNEDYARPEWMIITVLPVPPPQVRPSIAMDETTQGQDDLTHKLSDILKANINVQKLEMDGSPQHIINEVEQLLQFHVATYMDNDIAGQPQALQKSGRPVKAIRARLKGKEGRLRGNLMGKRVDFSARTVISGDPNLELDQVGVPISIAKTLSYPETVTQYNIHRLTEYVRNGPNEHPGAKYVIRDNGDRIDLRYHKRAGDIVLQYGWKVERHLMDDDPVLFNRQPSLHKMSMMAHRVKVMPYSTFRLNLSVTSPYNADFDGDEMNLHVPQSEETRAELSQLCAVPLQIVSPQSNKPVMGIVQDTLCGVRKMTLRDTFIEYEQVMNMLFWVPSWDGVVPQPAILKPKPLWTGKQLLSIAIPSGIHLQRTDGGNSLLSPKDNGMLIVDGKVMFGVVDKKTVGSGGGGLIHTVMREKGPKICAELFGNIQKVVNYWLLHNGFSIGIGDAIADASTMKEITHAISSAKEQVQEIIYKAQHNELELKPGMTLRESFEGEVSRTLNDARDSAGRSAEMNLKDLNNVKQMVSAGSKGSFINIAQMSACVGQQMVEGKRIAFGFADRSLPHFTKDDFSPESKGFVENSYLRGLTPQEFFFHAMAGREGLIDTAVKTAETGYIQRRLVKALEDIMVHYDGTTRNSLGDIIQFLYGEDGLDGTQVERQTIDTIPGSDKAFHKRYYVDLMDEKNSIKPDVIEYAADILGDVELQKELNSEYEQLVSDRKFLREIVFVNGDHNWPLPVNLRRIIQNAQQIFHLDRAKASDLTIPEIIHGVRDLCKKLFVLRGENELIKEAQQNATSLFQCLVRARLATRRILEEFRLNRDAFEWVLGTIEAQFQRSLVHPGEMVGVIAAQSIGEPATQMTLNTFHYAGVSSKNVTLGVPRLKEILNVAKNIKTPALTVYLDREIALDIEKAKVIQSSIEYTTLKNVTSATEIYYDPDPTSTVIEEDFDTVEAYFSIPDEKVEETIDKQSPWLLRLELDRARMLDKQLTMNQVADKISEVFSDDLFVMWSEDNADKLIIRCRVIRDPKAMDEELEAEEDQMLKRIEAHMLDLIALRGIPGISKVYMVKHKVSVPDESGEYKNEELWALETDGINLAEVMAVPGVDSSRTYSNSFVEILSVLGIEATRSSLYKEILNVIAFDGSYVNYRHMALLVDVMTSRGYLMAITRHGINRADTGALMRCSFEETVEILFEAGAAAELDDCRGVSENVMLGQLAPMGTGAFDVMIDEKLLTSLPADYAPTMPLFKGKATQGSATPYDNNAQYDDEFNHDDVADVMFSPMAETGSGDDRSGGLTEYAGIQSPYQPTSPGLSATSPGFAPTSPGFAPTSPRYSPTSPGYSPTSPSYSPTSPSYSPTSPSYSPTSPSYSPTSPSYSPTSPSYSPTSPSYSPTSPSYSPTSPSYSPTSPQYSPTSPQYSPTSPQYSPTSPQYSPTSPQYSPTSPQYSPTSPQYSPTSPQYSPTSPQYSPTSPQYSPTSPQYSPTSPQYSPTSPQYSPTSPQYSPASPQYSPSRHSPNGESKEGE; from the coding sequence ATGAGTCAGTTTCCTTATTCAAGTGCCCCACTGAGGTCCGTCAAGGAAGTGCAGTTTGGCTTGTTGTCTCCCGAGGAAATTAGAGCTATTTCAGTTGTTAAGATTGAATATCCTGAAATCATGGATGAGAGTCGCCAAAGACCGAGGGAAGGTGGATTAAATGATCCCAAGTTGGGTTCCATAGACCGTAATTTCAAATGTCAAACTTGTGGTGAGGGAATGGCAGAATGTCCCGGTCATTTTGGACACATGGAGCTAGCTAAGCCAGTCTTTCATATTGGTTTCATTCCGAAGATTAAAAAAGTCTGCGAATGTATCTGTATGAACTGTggaaagcttcttcttgacGAAACAAACCCTACCATGGCTCAGGCTATCCGTATTAGAGATCCAAAAAAACGATTTAACGCTGTGTGGCAGCTGTGTAAAACTAAGATGGTATGTGAAGCTGATGCCCCTGTTGATGAGTACTCTGAACAGAAGGTCGTCTCCAGAGGTGGATGTGGAAATACCCAGCCAGTCGTCCGTAAAGACGGTATGAAACTTTGGGGTACATGGAAGAAGAGCGGCTTCAGCGATCGTGATGCGCAACCAGAACGTAAACTACTAACTCCCGGTGAGATCTTGAATGTTTTCAAGCATATATCGCCTGAAGACTGTTTTAGGCTAGGTTTCAACGAAGACTATGCGAGACCTGAATGGATGATAATCACTGTGCTTCCTGTCCCTCCGCCCCAAGTAAGACCTTCCATCGCCATGGACGAAACCACTCAAGGACAGGACGATTTAACACACAAACTAAGtgatattttgaaggcAAATATCAATGTACAAAAACTCGAAATGGATGGTTCCCCTCAACATATCATAAATGAGGTAGAACAATTACTTCAATTCCATGTAGCTACCTATATGGACAATGATATTGCAGGACAGCCACAAGCATTGCAAAAATCCGGGAGACCTGTAAAGGCCATCCGTGCGAGATTGAAGGGTAAAGAAGGACGTTTGAGAGGTAATCTTATGGGAAAGCGTGTTGACTTTTCAGCACGTACTGTTATTTCCGGTGACCCTAATTTGGAGTTGGACCAAGTTGGTGTACCCATTAGTATTGCCAAAACTCTTTCCTACCCAGAGACAGTCACACAATACAATATTCATAGGTTGACTGAATACGTTCGTAATGGGCCGAACGAACATCCAGGTGCCAAATATGTTATCCGTGATAACGGTGATCGTATTGATCTCAGGTACCATAAGCGTGCAGGTGATATAGTTCTACAGTATGGATGGAAAGTTGAGAGACACCTGATGGATGATGATCCTGTCCTTTTTAACCGTCAACCGTCATTACATAAAATGTCCATGATGGCACATAGAGTCAAAGTAATGCCCTACTCTACTTTTAGACTAAATTTATCTGTTACATCACCGTACAATGCTGATTTCGACGGTGATGAAATGAATTTACACGTTCCACAATCTGAGGAGACCAGAGCAGAACTGTCACAGCTTTGTGCAGTTCCCTTGCAAATCGTCTCTCCACAGTCAAACAAGCCCGTTATGGGTATCGTCCAAGACACACTGTGTGGTGTCAGAAAAATGACGTTGAGAGACACCTTTATTGAATACGAGCAAGTAATGAACATGTTATTCTGGGTTCCCAGTTGGGATGGTGTTGTTCCACAGCCCGCTATCCTGAAGCCTAAACCTCTTTGGACTGGTAAACAACTACTTTCCATCGCTATACCAAGCGGTAtccatcttcaaagaactgATGGTGGAAACTCTTTATTGTCTCCAAAAGACAATGGTATGCTTATTGTTGATGGTAAGGTTATGTTTGGAGTTGTGGACAAGAAAACCGTGGGatctggtggtggtggtTTGATTCACACTGTTATGCGGGAAAAGGGTCCTAAGATATGTGCAGAGCTCTTTGGTAACATTCAAAAAGTTGTGAACTACTGGTTATTGCATAACGGTTTTTCTATTGGAATTGGTGATGCGATTGCCGACGCCAGCACTATGAAGGAGATTACACATGCCATTTCTAGCGCCAAAGAACAAGTCCAGGAAATTATTTACAAGGCTCAACATAATGAACTGGAGTTGAAACCAGGTATGACTTTACGTGAgtcttttgaaggagagGTTTCTCGTACGCTGAATGATGCTCGTGACTCTGCAGGTCGTTCTGCTGAGATGAatctgaaagatttgaacaatgtGAAGCAAATGGTGTCTGCAGGTTCCAAAGGATCTTTCATTAATATTGCGCAGATGTCCGCTTGTGTTGGTCAGCAGATGGTCGAAGGTAAACGTATTGCTTTCGGTTTTGCTGATCGTTCGTTACCGCATTTTACTAAAGATGATTTCTCACCAGAATCTAAGGGTTTTGTGGAAAACTCCTACTTGAGAGGATTAACTCCGCAAGAGTTCTTCTTTCACGCCATGGCTGGTCGTGAAGGTTTGATTGATACAGCTGTGAAAACTGCTGAAACAGGTTATATTCAGCGTCGTTTAGTGAAGGCACTAGAGGATATAATGGTTCACTATGATGGTACTACGAGAAACTCACTAGGTGACATTATTCAGTTTCTTTATGGTGAAGATGGTCTTGATGGTACCCAAGTTGAAAGACAAACTATTGATACCATTCCTGGAAGTGACAAGGCTTTCCACAAACGTTACTATGTTGACTTGATGGATGAAAAGAACTCGATTAAGCCCGACGTTATTGAATATGCTGCGGACATACTTGGTGATGTTGAGCTAcagaaagaattgaactCTGAATATGAACAATTGGTCAGTGACCGTAAATTCTTGAGAGAGATAGTATTTGTTAATGGAGATCACAACTGGCCTCTTCCTGTGAACCTCCGTCGTATCATTCAAAACGCTCAACAGATCTTCCATTTAGACCGTGCGAAGGCCAGTGACTTGACGATTCCTGAAATCATTCACGGTGTTAGAGATCTTTGTAAGAAACTATTTGTGCTCCGTGGTGAGAATGAACTTATCAAGGAAGCACAGCAAAATGCTACATCATTATTTCAATGTTTGGTCCGTGCTAGGTTGGCTACTCGTCGTATTTTGGAGGAGTTCAGACTGAATAGAGATGCTTTTGAATGGGTGCTGGGTACTATTGAAGCTCAGTTCCAGAGATCTTTGGTTCATCCCGGTGAGATGGTTGGTGTGATTGCCGCTCAGTCGATCGGTGAACCTGCAACTCAGATGACGTTGAATACATTCCATTATGCAGGTGTGTCGTCTAAAAACGTTACACTTGGTGTTCCTCGTCTGAAGGAAATTTTGAATGTTGCAAAGAATATCAAGACCCCTGCACTGACAGTGTATCTTGATAGAGAAATAGCACTTGACATCGAGAAAGCTAAAGTTATTCAATCTTCAATCGAATATAccactttgaagaatgtgACTTCTGCCACTGAGATCTACTATGATCCAGACCCGACGAGCACTgtgattgaagaagattttgatacTGTCGAGGCTTACTTCTCGATCCCCGATGAAAAGGTGGAAGAAACGATTGACAAGCAATCCCCATGGTTGTTACGTCTGGAACTAGACCGTGCAAGAATGTTAGACAAGCAATTGACGATGAATCAAGTAGCTGACAAAATTTCAGAAGTTTTTAGTGATGATTTATTTGTCATGTGGTCTGAAGATAATGCTGACAAGTTGATCATCCGTTGTCGTGTGATTCGTGACCCCAAGGCTatggatgaagaattggaagctgAGGAAGAccaaatgttgaaaagaattgaagCTCACATGCTTGACTTAATTGCTTTGCGTGGTATTCCAGGAATCTCAAAGGTATACATGGTAAAACATAAGGTTTCTGTTCCAGATGAGTCTGGGGAATACAAAAATGAAGAACTTTGGGCTTTAGAGACTGATGGTATTAACCTCGCTGAAGTGATGGCTGTACCTGGTGTCGACTCTTCCCGTACTTACTCGAATTCctttgttgaaattctttcagTATTGGGAATTGAGGCTACTCGTTCTTCTTTATACAAGGAGATTCTTAACGTTATTGCCTTTGATGGTTCTTATGTCAACTATAGACATATGGCCCTATTAGTCGATGTTATGACATCACGTGGATACTTGATGGCTATCACTCGTCACGGTATTAACCGTGCAGACACTGGTGCCTTGATGAGGTGTTCGTTCGAAGAGACTGTAGAAATTTTGTTTGAGGCTGGTGCGGCTGCAGAGTTAGATGATTGTCGTGGTGTGTCTGAAAATGTCATGCTGGGTCAACTGGCTCCAATGGGAACAGGTGCGTTCGATGTCATGATTGATGAGAAGTTGTTGACCAGTCTTCCAGCAGACTATGCCCCCACCATGCCGTTGTTCAAAGGTAAGGCAACACAAGGTTCTGCAACTCCTTATGACAACAATGCACAGTATGATGATGAGTTCAATCATGATGATGTGGCAGATGTTATGTTTTCTCCAATGGCTGAAACTGGATCTGGAGATGATAGAAGTGGTGGCTTGACTGAGTATGCAGGTATACAGAGTCCATACCAGCCTACTTCTCCAGGACTTTCAGCTACATCACCTGGTTTTGCTCCTACGTCACCTGGTTTTGCTCCTACTTCACCAAGATATTCCCCTACCTCACCAGGCTACTCACCAACTTCACCCAGTTATTCTCCTACTTCGCCTAGTTATTCACCTACATCTCCAAGTTATTCACCTACTTCGCCAAGTTATTCGCCTACTTCTCCAAGTTATTCGCCAACTTCACCAAGTTATTCGCCTACTTCTCCAAGTTACTCGCCAACTTCACCAAGTTATTCACCAACTTCTCCAAGCTACTCGCCTACTTCGCCGCAGTACTCACCTACTTCACCACAGTACTCGCCTACTTCGCCGCAGTATTCGCCTACTTCACCACAGTACTCACCAACGTCGCCGCAGTACTCGCCTACCTCACCGCAGTACTCGCCTACCTCACCGCAGTATTCGCCCACTTCGCCGCAGTATTCGCCCACTTCTCCGCAGTACTCTCCTACTTCACCACAATACTCGCCAACTTCGCCACAGTACTCGCCAACTTCGCCACAGTACTCACCGACTTCACCGCAGTATTCCCCCACATCTCCTCAATACTCCCCAGCATCCCCACAGTACTCTCCTTCCCGTCATTCTCCTAACGGTGAATCAAAAGAGGGTGAATAG
- a CDS encoding Biotin:apoprotein ligase, covalently modifies proteins with the addition of biotin: MQLRNLVDKMNVLVYTGNGTTTDSIKHTLYSLRTLLSPYYAVIGVDSKVLLNEPWQSKTALLVFPGGADLPFCRQFNGEGNQKFSKFVRQGGKYLGLCAGGYYASARCEFEVGNKELEVSGPRELKFFPGIARGTAFGGFQYKSEAGARSTILDVDEEKLPGCGRTVYNYYNGGGVFVDADQFSNVEVLATYRDHVCVDFGSGKAAAAVVGCSVGKGYAILTGTHPEYTHLLMKKSDSVPDFERVISELRTKENERLAFLRSLLHKFGLKVNDDSLAQPTLTPLHLTSLYPEKLQQLVKSMETNIGYTNGLLKCTTDRFRLSLSAENLQKLDQDFQVPEEAIKQLVVHINSLPDRKDTPFFNLESYYNHLKRFWTRYNHPMGDFGSTLIYGEVLTSTSSLMDKNANLLRLLPHGFTITGTTQVSGKGRGGNVWINPPGVLAVSTVMKLPTSYSERAPIVFIQYLATLAYIEAILRYDESGLYSTIPLRIKWPNDIYILKPEFVEDVSKIPHGEAAYVKVGGILLNTNIFDEQYHMVAGCGLNVNNAAPTTSVNSVISAINEVRAKKGLTGIPPVEMEVVLAGFLYHLERMFNEFKTSGFSPFLDLYYRRWLHTGQIVHIQHQNNIRAKITGITEDWGMLIAQEVDSENNLTGARFELQPDGNSFDMFNGLISKKN; this comes from the coding sequence ATGCAACTCCGAAACCTGGTAGACAAAATGAACGTGCTAGTCTATACCGGCAATGGAACCACCACAGATTCCATTAAACACACTCTGTATTCTTTGAGAAcacttctttctccttATTATGCGGTGATTGGTGTGGACAGCAAAGTGCTGTTGAACGAACCATGGCAATCCAAAACAGCCTTACTGGTTTTTCCTGGGGGAGCAGATCTACCTTTTTGTAGACAGTTCAATGGTGAAGGAAAccaaaaattttccaagtttgtTCGCCAGGGAGGCAAATACTTGGGCTTATGTGCTGGTGGCTACTACGCATCGGCAAGATGTGAATTCGAAGTTGGCAATAAAGAACTCGAGGTTAGTGGTCCCAGAGAACTGAAATTTTTCCCCGGAATTGCCAGAGGGACTGCTTTTGGAGGATTTCAGTACAAGTCCGAAGCTGGTGCCAGGTCTACCATTTTAGATGTGGACGAAGAGAAGCTACCTGGATGTGGTAGGACTGTTTATAATTATTACAATGGAGGTGGTGTCTTTGTAGATGCAGACCAGTTTAGTAATGTGGAGGTCTTAGCAACATACAGAGATCATGTTTGCGTTGATTTTGGATCAGGAAaggctgctgctgctgttgttgggTGCTCTGTTGGAAAAGGTTACGCTATCTTAACAGGAACTCATCCTGAGTACACTCATTTGCTGATGAAAAAATCGGACTCTGTCCCAGATTTTGAGAGGGTCATTAGTGAGCTGCGCACTAAGGAGAATGAAAGGCTTGCCTTCCTACGTTCTTTGCTTCATAAGTTCGGGTTAAAAGTAAACGATGACTCTTTGGCTCAACCAACTTTGACTCCTTTGCATTTAACATCACTTTACCCTGAAAAGTTGCAGCAATTAGTGAAATCGATGGAAACTAATATAGGCTACACTAATGGCCTGCTGAAATGCACCACTGATCGATTTAGATTGTCTCTTTCGGCAGAGAATCTCCAGAAACTTGACcaagattttcaagttccCGAGGAAGCAATTAAACAATTAGTTGTCCACATAAACTCTCTACCTGATCGCAAGGATACCCCATTTTTTAACTTGGAATCATACTACAATCATCTGAAACGCTTTTGGACAAGATACAATCACCCAATGGGAGATTTTGGTTCCACGTTAATATACGGCGAAGTACTCacatcaacttcatctcTGATGGATAAGAATGCCAACCTATTACGTCTTCTGCCTCATGGTTTCACAATCACCGGAACCACTCAGGTTTCGGGTAAAGGCAGAGGAGGAAACGTTTGGATCAATCCACCTGGGGTCTTGGCAGTATCTACGGTTATGAAACTTCCAACGTCCTATTCTGAACGTGCGCCAATAGTTTTTATTCAGTATCTGGCAACACTAGCTTATATCGAGGCCATTCTCAGATATGATGAGTCAGGTCTCTACTCAACCATCCCACTAAGAATCAAATGGCCTAATGATATTTACATACTGAAGCCAGAGTTTGTGGAGGATGTTTCTAAGATTCCACATGGTGAAGCTGCGTATGTAAAAGTGGGAGGAATTTTACTGAACACTaatatttttgatgaacaaTACCATATGGTTGCTGGATGCGGTTTGAACGTCAATAACGCTGCTCCAACTACTTCAGTCAACTCTGTTATTTCTGCAATCAATGAAGTCAGAGCCAAAAAGGGTTTGACCGGTATCCCACCGGTAGAAATGGAGGTTGTGTTAGCTGGCTTCCTATACCATCTCGAACGAATGTTTAACGAGTTCAAAACTTCTGGATTTAGTCCTTTCCTAGATTTGTATTACAGACGCTGGTTGCACACAGGACAAATTGTACATATCCAACACCAGAACAATATTAGAGCCAAGATAACCGGGATAACTGAAGACTGGGGGATGCTGATCGCCCAAGAGGTTGATTCAGAGAATAATTTGACAGGGGCAAGGTTTGAACTCCAGCCTGATGGGAATTCTTTTGACATGTTCAATGGTTtaatttccaagaaaaattaG
- a CDS encoding Cardiolipin synthase has product MYFGGAVRRVAFVSGGPFHHLTMPTLRALPPLAVVNLLSVRHLTNKSPQRKQTMITKTKEIGKKMSIETVETTKKIKENTLAKSKELKESFSSMIPSEYHENIYTIPNILTFTRLLSAPIIGYLIVHNHVTSALSLFTYSCITDFIDGYIARKYNMKSVVGTVIDPMADKSLMIICTACMAQSHQIPMYVAVIILGRDVLLGLSAIYYRYVSLPRPKTFKRFWDFSIPSAEVRPTTISKINTGLQMVYIGSSMIKPVLIPYLTSDSSAMVLQGLFALEITVAISTILSGLSYVFSKDAVRILNKENAK; this is encoded by the coding sequence ATGTATTTTGGTGGAGCGGTGAGGAGAGTTGCGTTTGTGAGTGGTGGCCCATTTCACCATCTCACAATGCCTACGCTCAGGGCTCTTCCTCCACTTGCTGTCGTCAATCTTCTCTCTGTTCGTCATTTAACGAACAAGTCGCCTCAGCGCAAGCAAACCATGATAACCAAGACTAAGGAAATAGGTAAGAAAATGAGTATTGAAACGGTCGAAACGActaagaaaatcaaagaaaatacaCTGGCCAAATCtaaagagttgaaagaaagttTTTCCAGCATGATTCCTTCCGAGTATCACGAGAATATATATACCATCCCTAATATTTTAACCTTCACAAGACTACTTTCTGCTCCTATCATTGGATATTTGATAGTTCACAACCACGTAACGTCAGCTCTTTCTTTATTCACGTATTCATGTATCACAGATTTTATTGATGGATACATTGCTAGAAAGTATAATATGAAATCCGTTGTCGGTACGGTGATAGATCCAATGGCTGATAAATCATTGATGATCATATGTACTGCTTGCATGGCTCAATCGCACCAAATACCAATGTACGTGGCTGTGATCATATTAGGAAGAGACGTACTCTTGGGATTATCGGCCATCTACTACAGATACGTCTCCTTACCAAGACCAAAAACCttcaagagattttggGATTTTAGCATTCCGAGTGCCGAGGTGAGGCCAACTACGATAAGCAAGATCAATACAGGGCTGCAAATGGTTTATATCGGGAGCTCGATGATAAAGCCAGTGTTGATTCCATATTTAACATCAGACTCTTCAGCCATGGTATTACAGGGTCTATTTGCATTGGAGATCACCGTGGCAATCTCCACTATACTAAGTGGGCTGTCCTATGTTTTCAGCAAGGATGCAGTCAGAATATtaaataaagaaaatgccAAATAA
- a CDS encoding Subunit of the cytosolic chaperonin Cct ring complex, related to Tcp1p, whose product MTSTHQSNSIFKDKEKPQEVRKANILAARAVADAIRTSLGPKGMDKMIKTGDGKIIISNDGHTILKHMAVLHPAAKMLVDLSAAQDTEAGDGTTSVVVITGAILGAAEKLLNKGIHPMIIAESFQRAAARSVEILLGMSHKISLDDREQLIRAATTSLSSKIVSQHSHILAPLAVDSVLKVSNEYANNVDLNDIKLFKKVGGTIDDTEVVNGLVITQNVVKSANGPTRMEKAKIGLIQFQLSPPKPDMENNVVVNDYRQMDKILKEERAYLLNICKKIKKAKCNVLFVQKSILRDAVNDLALHFLAKLNILLVKDIERDEMEFISKSTGAKPIADIDSFNETKLGSADLVEEIESSGSRIIKVSGISSATKPTVSIVCRGANEMVLDETERSLHDALCVIRCLVKEKALIAGGGAPEIEVSRTLLKESNKLSGMEQFCFKEFALALEVIPTTLAENAGLNPIEIVTELISKHDAGEKNAGISVRRSGTTNTFDEHVLQPVLVSTSAITLASETVKSILRIDDIAFSR is encoded by the coding sequence ATGACCTCTACCCACCAATCGAAttccatcttcaaagataaGGAAAAGCCTCAAGAGGTCCGTAAAGCCAACATACTTGCGGCAAGAGCCGTGGCAGACGCGATTAGAACGTCGTTGGGCCCAAAGGGAATGGATAAGATGATCAAGACTGGTGACGgcaaaatcatcatctcTAATGACGGACATACAATCCTCAAACATATGGCTGTGCTACATCCTGCTGCAAAGATGTTGGTGGACTTGTCTGCTGCTCAGGATACCGAGGCTGGAGATGGTACTACTTCGGTGGTCGTGATCACTGGTGCCATTTTGGGCGCTGCTGAGAAACTGTTGAACAAAGGTATTCATCCAATGATTATTGCTGAGTCTTTTCAAAGAGCGGCTGCCCGTTCTGTGGAAATTTTACTAGGCATGTCGCACAAGATCTCTTTGGATGATAGAGAACAACTCATCAGGGCCGCTACTACCTCTTTGAGTTCCAAGATTGTATCACAACATTCTCACATTTTAGCACCTTTAGCTGTAGACTCGGTGCTGAAAGTGTCCAATGAGTATGCTAACAACGTAGATTTGAATGATATCAAGTTGTTTAAGAAAGTGGGAGGAACTATTGATGATACCGAAGTGGTTAACGGACTTGTCATAACTCAGAACGTTGTCAAATCAGCAAACGGTCCAACAAGAATGGAGAAGGCTAAGATTGGATTAATTCAGTTCCAATTATCTCCACCAAAACCAGACATGGAAAACAACGTGGTGGTTAACGATTACAGACAAATGgacaagattttgaaagaggaaagagCTTACCTGTTGAACATCTgtaagaagatcaagaaggcAAAGTGTAATGTGCTATTCGTACAAAAGTCTATTCTACGGGATGCTGTGAATGACTTGGCCCTCCATTTCCTTGCCAAGCTTAACATTTTGTTGGTAAAAGACATTGAGAGAGATGAGATGGAGTTCATTTCGAAGAGTACAGGAGCTAAACCAATTGCCGATATCGACTCCTTTAATGAGACAAAACTTGGATCTGCAGATTtagttgaagaaattgaatcCTCGGGGTCGAGAATCATCAAGGTCTCCGGAATATCTTCTGCCACAAAGCCTACCGTCTCTATTGTCTGTAGAGGTGCCAACGAGATGGTGCTCGACGAGACTGAAAGATCGTTACATGATGCTCTCTGTGTCATTAGATGTTTGGTTAAAGAGAAGGCATTGATTGCTGGTGGAGGAGCTCCAGAGATTGAAGTATCCAGAACCTTATTAAAGGAATCAAACAAGCTATCAGGTATGGAACAGTTCTGTTTCAAGGAGTTCGCCTTAGCTTTGGAAGTGATTCCAACTACTCTTGCTGAAAATGCAGGATTGAATCCTATAGAGATTGTCACTGAATTGATAAGCAAACACGATGCAGGAGAAAAGAATGCAGGGATTAGCGTGAGACGTTCAGGAACAACCAACACATTTGATGAGCACGTTTTGCAACCTGTGTTGGTGAGCACGAGTGCCATCACTTTAGCCAGTGAGACCGTCAAATCTATCCTAagaattgatgatattgcCTTCAGTCGTTAG